Proteins encoded in a region of the Flavobacterium sp. PMTSA4 genome:
- the rpoB gene encoding DNA-directed RNA polymerase subunit beta: MITNQTERLNFASTKNIPQYPDFLDVQVKSFKDFFQLETKSDERGNEGLYNTFMENFPITDTRNQFVLEFLDYFVDPPRYTIEECIDRGLTYSVPLKARLKLYCTDPEHEDFETIVQDVYLGTIPYMTPSGTFVINGAERVVVSQLHRSPGVFFGQSFHANGTKLYSARVIPFKGSWIEFATDINNVMYAYIDRKKKLPVTTLFRAIGFERDKDILEIFDLAEEIKVSKTGLKKYIGRKLAARVLNTWHEDFVDEDTGEVVSIERNEIILDRDTIIDKDNVEEIIDSNVKSILLHKEDNNQADYAIIHNTLQKDPTNSEKEAVEHIYRQLRNAEPPDEETARGIIDKLFFSDQRYNLGEVGRYRMNKKLNLDIPMEKQVLTKEDIITIVKYLIELINSKAEIDDIDHLSNRRVRTVGEQLSQQFGVGLARMARTIRERMNVRDNEVFTPIDLINAKTLSSVINSFFGTNQLSQFMDQTNPLAEITHKRRLSALGPGGLSRERAGFEVRDVHYTHYGRLCPIETPEGPNIGLISSLGVYAKVNGMGFIETPYREVKNGTVDLTSEPIYLSAEEEEGKMIAQANIEMDSKGKITADKVIAREEGDFPVVDPSEIHYTDVAPNQIASISASLIPFLEHDDANRALMGSNMMRQAVPLLRPEAPIVGTGLERQVASDSRVLINAEGNGVVEYVDANMITIKYDRTEEERMVSFDTDEKTYQLIKFRKTNQSTSINLKPIVRKGDRVTKGQVLCEGYATQNGELAIGRNLKVAFMPWKGYNFEDAIVISEKVVRDDIFTSIHVDDYSLEVRDTKLGNEELTNDIPNVSEEATKDLDENGMIRIGAEVKPGDILIGKITPKGESDPTPEEKLLRAIFGDKAGDVKDASLKASPSLHGVVLDKKLFARAVKDKKKRTKDKDDLSALEMEYETKFVELKDKLVDKLFNIVNGKTSQGVMNDLGEEVLPKGKKFTQKMLHAVEDFAHLTKGQWVSDDETNRLVNDLIHNYKIKLNDLQGALRREKFTITVGDELPAGILKLAKVYIAKKRKLKVGDKMAGRHGNKGIVARIVRHEDMPFLEDGTPVDIVLNPLGVPSRMNIGQIYETVLGWAGQNLGRKFATPIFDGATLDQINELTDEAGIPRFGHTYLYDGGTGERFHQPATVGVIYMLKLGHMVDDKMHARSIGPYSLITQQPLGGKAQFGGQRFGEMEVWALEAYGASSTLREILTVKSDDVIGRAKTYEAIVKGETMPEPGLPESFNVLMHELKGLGLDIRLEE; this comes from the coding sequence ATGATAACAAATCAGACCGAAAGATTGAATTTTGCCTCTACAAAAAATATTCCTCAATATCCAGATTTTCTAGATGTTCAGGTTAAGTCATTTAAAGATTTCTTCCAATTGGAAACGAAATCTGACGAAAGAGGCAACGAAGGTTTATACAACACCTTCATGGAAAACTTCCCAATAACTGATACAAGAAACCAATTCGTTTTAGAATTTCTTGATTATTTTGTAGATCCACCTAGATATACAATTGAAGAATGTATCGATAGAGGTTTAACTTATAGTGTGCCTTTAAAAGCAAGATTGAAACTATATTGTACAGATCCAGAACACGAGGATTTTGAAACTATAGTTCAAGATGTTTATTTAGGAACGATACCTTATATGACTCCAAGTGGAACATTTGTAATAAATGGTGCCGAAAGAGTTGTAGTATCTCAATTACACCGTTCGCCTGGTGTTTTCTTTGGACAGTCGTTCCATGCAAATGGAACAAAATTATATTCTGCCAGAGTAATTCCTTTTAAAGGTTCTTGGATAGAATTTGCTACCGATATTAATAACGTGATGTATGCTTATATCGATAGAAAGAAAAAATTACCAGTAACAACACTTTTCCGTGCTATTGGTTTTGAAAGAGATAAAGATATTCTTGAAATATTTGACCTTGCAGAAGAAATTAAGGTTTCAAAAACAGGTCTTAAAAAATATATCGGTAGAAAATTAGCTGCACGTGTATTGAACACATGGCACGAAGATTTCGTGGATGAAGATACAGGCGAAGTAGTTTCTATTGAGCGTAATGAAATTATATTAGATCGTGATACTATTATCGATAAAGATAATGTTGAAGAAATTATTGATTCTAATGTAAAATCAATTTTATTACACAAAGAAGATAATAATCAAGCAGATTATGCTATTATCCACAATACTTTGCAAAAAGATCCAACAAATTCTGAAAAAGAAGCTGTTGAACATATATACAGACAATTGCGTAATGCTGAACCGCCAGATGAAGAAACAGCACGTGGTATTATTGATAAATTATTCTTCTCGGATCAACGTTATAACTTAGGTGAAGTTGGTCGTTACAGAATGAATAAAAAGTTAAACTTGGATATTCCAATGGAAAAACAAGTTTTAACTAAAGAAGATATCATTACAATTGTAAAATATTTAATCGAATTAATCAACTCTAAAGCTGAGATTGATGATATCGATCACTTATCAAACCGTCGTGTTAGAACAGTTGGAGAACAATTGTCACAACAATTCGGTGTAGGTTTAGCCCGTATGGCTAGAACTATTAGAGAAAGAATGAACGTTAGAGATAACGAGGTGTTTACACCAATCGATTTGATTAATGCTAAAACATTGTCATCGGTTATTAACTCTTTCTTTGGAACAAATCAGCTATCTCAATTTATGGATCAAACCAATCCATTAGCTGAGATTACACACAAACGTCGTTTATCGGCACTTGGACCTGGAGGTTTATCTAGAGAAAGAGCTGGATTCGAGGTACGTGACGTTCACTATACACATTATGGACGTTTATGTCCAATTGAAACTCCTGAAGGACCAAACATTGGACTTATTTCGTCACTTGGTGTTTACGCAAAAGTGAATGGAATGGGATTCATTGAAACTCCTTATAGAGAAGTTAAAAACGGAACAGTTGACTTAACTTCTGAACCAATTTACTTAAGCGCTGAGGAAGAAGAAGGAAAAATGATTGCTCAAGCAAACATTGAAATGGATTCTAAAGGAAAAATTACTGCTGATAAAGTTATTGCTCGTGAAGAAGGTGATTTCCCAGTAGTTGATCCGTCTGAAATCCATTACACTGATGTTGCTCCTAATCAAATTGCTTCTATCTCTGCATCCTTAATTCCTTTCTTAGAACATGATGATGCGAACCGTGCGTTGATGGGATCAAACATGATGCGTCAAGCAGTACCTTTATTGCGTCCAGAAGCTCCAATTGTTGGAACTGGATTAGAAAGACAAGTTGCTTCTGACTCTAGAGTATTAATTAATGCTGAAGGAAATGGTGTTGTTGAGTATGTTGATGCTAACATGATTACTATCAAATACGATAGAACTGAAGAAGAAAGAATGGTAAGTTTTGACACGGATGAAAAAACATATCAGTTAATAAAATTCAGAAAAACTAACCAAAGTACATCTATTAACTTGAAGCCAATTGTTAGAAAAGGTGATAGAGTTACTAAAGGTCAAGTACTTTGTGAAGGATATGCAACTCAAAATGGTGAATTAGCTATTGGTAGAAACTTGAAAGTAGCTTTCATGCCATGGAAAGGTTACAACTTTGAGGATGCGATTGTAATTTCTGAAAAAGTAGTTCGTGATGATATTTTCACTTCTATCCACGTAGATGATTATTCATTAGAAGTTAGAGATACAAAATTAGGTAACGAAGAGTTAACTAATGATATTCCTAATGTTTCTGAAGAAGCTACAAAAGATTTAGATGAAAATGGAATGATTAGAATTGGAGCTGAAGTTAAACCTGGCGATATTCTAATTGGGAAAATTACTCCAAAAGGAGAATCAGATCCAACTCCAGAAGAAAAATTATTACGTGCAATCTTTGGTGACAAAGCTGGTGATGTTAAGGATGCTTCATTGAAAGCTTCTCCATCATTACATGGTGTAGTTTTAGACAAAAAATTATTTGCTAGAGCTGTAAAAGATAAAAAGAAACGCACTAAAGATAAAGACGATTTGTCTGCTTTAGAAATGGAATATGAAACTAAATTTGTTGAATTAAAAGACAAATTAGTTGATAAATTATTCAACATTGTTAATGGAAAAACATCTCAAGGTGTAATGAACGATTTAGGTGAAGAAGTATTACCAAAAGGTAAAAAATTCACTCAAAAAATGTTACATGCTGTCGAAGACTTTGCTCACTTAACAAAAGGGCAATGGGTTTCTGATGATGAAACTAATAGATTAGTAAACGACTTAATTCACAACTATAAAATCAAATTAAATGATTTACAAGGTGCATTAAGAAGAGAGAAATTCACTATTACTGTTGGAGATGAATTACCAGCTGGAATTTTAAAATTAGCTAAAGTTTATATCGCTAAGAAACGTAAATTAAAAGTGGGTGATAAAATGGCAGGGCGCCACGGTAACAAAGGTATTGTTGCTCGTATTGTTCGTCATGAAGATATGCCGTTCTTAGAAGACGGAACTCCAGTTGATATCGTTTTAAATCCACTTGGTGTACCTTCTCGTATGAACATCGGACAGATTTATGAAACTGTTTTAGGTTGGGCAGGTCAAAATTTAGGTAGAAAATTTGCAACACCAATTTTTGATGGCGCAACTTTAGACCAAATTAATGAACTAACTGACGAAGCAGGAATTCCAAGATTTGGACACACTTACCTTTATGATGGTGGTACAGGAGAACGTTTCCACCAACCAGCAACTGTAGGTGTTATCTATATGTTGAAATTAGGACACATGGTTGATGATAAAATGCACGCACGTTCTATTGGTCCATATTCTCTTATTACACAACAACCATTGGGTGGTAAAGCTCAATTTGGAGGTCAGCGTTTTGGAGAAATGGAGGTTTGGGCACTTGAGGCTTATGGAGCATCAAGTACGCTTAGAGAAATTTTGACTGTTAAATCGGATGACGTTATTGGTAGAGCTAAAACTTACGAAGCTATCGTTAAAGGTGAAACTATGCCAGAACCAGGATTACCTGAATCATTCAATGTATTGATGCATGAATTAAAAGGTCTTGGATTAGACATCAGATTAGAAGAATAA
- the rplL gene encoding 50S ribosomal protein L7/L12, translating to MADLKQFAEQLVNLTVKEVNDLATILKDEYGIEPAAAAVVVAAGGGDAGAGAEEQTEFTVVLKEAGASKLAVVKAVKELTGLGLKEAKDIVDGAPANIKEGVSKAEAEGLKKSLEEAGAVVELK from the coding sequence ATGGCAGATTTAAAACAATTCGCAGAACAATTAGTTAACTTAACAGTAAAAGAAGTTAATGATTTAGCTACAATATTAAAAGATGAGTATGGTATCGAGCCTGCTGCTGCAGCTGTAGTAGTTGCTGCTGGTGGTGGTGATGCTGGTGCTGGTGCTGAAGAGCAAACAGAATTTACAGTTGTATTAAAAGAAGCTGGTGCTTCTAAATTAGCAGTTGTAAAAGCTGTTAAAGAATTAACAGGTCTTGGCTTAAAAGAAGCTAAAGACATCGTTGATGGTGCTCCAGCAAACATCAAAGAAGGAGTTTCTAAAGCAGAAGCTGAAGGTTTGAAGAAATCTTTAGAAGAAGCTGGAGCTGTTGTTGAGTTGAAATAA